A region of Faecalibacterium taiwanense DNA encodes the following proteins:
- a CDS encoding NADP-dependent isocitrate dehydrogenase yields MEKIKMTTPLVEMDGDEMTRILWKMIKDELILPFVDLKTEYYDLGLPNRDATADKVTMDAALANKKYGVSVKCATITPNAQRMDEYKLHEMWKSPNGTIRAVLDGTVFRAPIMIDSIKPVVKNWKKPITIARHAYGDVYKCTEFRIPGAGKAELVFTGADGSEQRATVFDFEGAGVLQGQYNKDDSIRSFARSCFNYALDVKQDLWFGAKDTISKKYDHTFKDIFQEVYDTEYKAKFEAAGITYFYSLIDDIVARVIRSEGGFVWACKNYDGDVMSDMVSTAFGSLAMMTSVLVSPDGKYEFEAAHGTVTRHYYKYLKGEKTSTNPMATIFAWSGAFKKRGELDGLPELVKFGEALEAASLQTLNDGIMTKDLCGLAEGITPTAVDSEGFIKAIRTRLEAKLA; encoded by the coding sequence ATGGAAAAGATCAAAATGACCACGCCCCTCGTCGAGATGGACGGCGACGAAATGACCCGCATTCTGTGGAAGATGATCAAGGACGAACTGATCCTTCCGTTTGTGGACCTCAAGACCGAATATTACGATCTGGGCCTGCCCAACCGCGACGCTACCGCCGACAAGGTGACCATGGATGCCGCCCTTGCCAACAAGAAGTACGGCGTTTCGGTCAAGTGCGCCACCATCACTCCCAATGCCCAGCGCATGGACGAGTATAAGCTGCATGAAATGTGGAAAAGTCCCAACGGCACCATCCGCGCGGTGCTGGACGGCACCGTGTTCCGCGCACCCATCATGATCGACAGCATCAAGCCGGTGGTCAAAAACTGGAAAAAGCCCATCACCATTGCCCGCCACGCCTACGGCGATGTGTACAAGTGCACCGAGTTCCGCATCCCGGGTGCCGGCAAGGCTGAACTGGTGTTCACCGGTGCCGATGGCTCTGAGCAGCGCGCCACCGTGTTTGACTTTGAGGGCGCTGGCGTTCTGCAGGGCCAGTACAACAAGGATGATTCCATCCGCAGCTTTGCCCGCAGCTGCTTCAACTACGCACTGGATGTGAAGCAGGATCTGTGGTTCGGCGCAAAGGATACCATCTCCAAGAAGTACGACCACACCTTCAAGGATATCTTCCAGGAGGTGTATGACACCGAGTATAAGGCAAAGTTCGAGGCCGCAGGCATCACCTACTTCTACAGCCTCATTGACGATATCGTTGCCCGCGTCATTCGCAGCGAGGGCGGCTTTGTCTGGGCCTGCAAGAACTACGACGGTGACGTGATGAGCGATATGGTCTCCACCGCCTTTGGCTCTCTGGCAATGATGACCAGCGTGCTGGTCAGCCCGGACGGCAAATACGAGTTCGAGGCCGCCCACGGCACCGTCACCCGCCATTACTACAAGTACCTGAAGGGCGAAAAGACCTCCACTAACCCCATGGCTACCATCTTTGCGTGGTCTGGCGCGTTCAAGAAGCGCGGTGAACTGGATGGCCTGCCGGAGCTGGTGAAGTTTGGCGAGGCACTGGAAGCCGCCAGCCTGCAGACCCTGAACGACGGCATCATGACGAAAGACCTGTGCGGTCTGGCTGAGGGCATCACCCCCACCGCTGTGGACAGCGAGGGCTTTATCAAGGCCATCCGCACCCGTCTGGAAGCCAAGCTGGCATAA
- a CDS encoding HPr family phosphocarrier protein, with translation MIMKEFQYTVKDACGIHARPAGLLVKTVKGFASSATLEKDGKSCDMRKLMALMGMGVKQGETVTVKVEGDDEEAAAAAIQKFLTENV, from the coding sequence ATGATTATGAAGGAATTCCAGTATACCGTTAAGGATGCATGCGGCATCCACGCTCGTCCCGCCGGCCTGCTCGTCAAGACCGTCAAGGGCTTTGCCAGCAGCGCTACCCTGGAAAAGGACGGCAAGAGCTGCGATATGCGCAAGCTGATGGCTCTGATGGGCATGGGCGTCAAGCAGGGTGAGACCGTTACCGTCAAGGTCGAGGGCGACGACGAGGAAGCTGCAGCAGCAGCCATCCAGAAGTTCCTGACCGAGAACGTCTGA
- a CDS encoding PTS transporter subunit IIC — MSNVKDFLKRKDIVITPQRYLIEALGAMAQGLFASLLIGTIIKTLGQQTGLDVLVDLGGYATAMSGPAMACAIGWALHCPPLVLFSLITVGYSANALGGAGGPLAVLIIAIVASELGKAVSKETRVDILVTPLVTIFSGVGLSMLIAAPIGAAASQVGTLIMWATEQAPLVMGILVSVIVGVALTLPISSAAICAALGLTGLAGGAAVAGCCAQMIGFAVMSYKENGVGGLVSQGLGTSMLQMGNIVKNPRIWIAPTLASAITGPLATCVFHFEMNGAAVSSGMGTCGLVGQIGVYTGWVSDIAAGTKAAITPMDWAAMVLLCFVLPAVLSVIFCEIERKLGWIKEGDLKLN; from the coding sequence ATGTCAAATGTGAAAGATTTCTTAAAACGCAAGGATATCGTCATCACCCCGCAGCGCTATCTCATTGAAGCGCTGGGTGCCATGGCGCAGGGCCTGTTTGCCAGCCTGCTGATCGGCACCATCATCAAGACGCTGGGCCAGCAGACCGGCCTTGACGTGCTGGTAGACCTTGGCGGTTACGCCACGGCCATGAGCGGCCCGGCCATGGCCTGCGCCATTGGCTGGGCGCTGCACTGCCCGCCGCTGGTGCTGTTCAGCCTGATCACCGTAGGCTACTCGGCCAATGCTCTGGGCGGCGCAGGCGGCCCGCTGGCCGTGCTCATCATTGCCATCGTAGCTTCCGAGCTGGGCAAGGCCGTGAGCAAGGAGACCCGCGTGGACATCCTCGTGACCCCGCTGGTGACCATTTTTTCCGGCGTGGGCCTTTCCATGCTGATCGCCGCACCCATTGGCGCTGCCGCAAGTCAGGTGGGCACCCTGATCATGTGGGCCACCGAACAGGCTCCGCTGGTCATGGGCATTCTGGTATCCGTCATTGTGGGCGTGGCGCTGACCCTGCCCATTTCCTCTGCCGCCATCTGCGCCGCGCTGGGTCTGACCGGCCTTGCCGGCGGTGCCGCCGTAGCAGGCTGCTGCGCCCAGATGATCGGCTTTGCCGTGATGAGCTACAAGGAGAACGGTGTGGGCGGTCTGGTCAGTCAGGGCCTTGGCACCAGCATGCTGCAGATGGGCAACATCGTCAAGAACCCCCGTATCTGGATCGCGCCCACACTGGCCAGTGCCATCACCGGCCCGCTGGCCACCTGTGTGTTCCACTTTGAGATGAACGGTGCCGCTGTCTCTTCCGGCATGGGCACCTGCGGTCTGGTGGGCCAGATCGGCGTGTACACCGGCTGGGTCAGCGACATTGCCGCCGGTACCAAAGCCGCCATCACCCCGATGGACTGGGCTGCCATGGTGCTGCTGTGCTTTGTTCTGCCCGCCGTGCTGAGCGTGATCTTCTGCGAGATCGAGCGCAAGCTGGGCTGGATCAAAGAGGGCGATCTGAAGCTGAACTGA
- the ptsP gene encoding phosphoenolpyruvate--protein phosphotransferase, with the protein MQVGTGKSVLNGIAIGKLKIYKKKDTAISTAPVADTAAELECFEAARQKAIEQQTALYEKALAEAGEDIAEVFNIHAMMLDDDDFVDAIKEIINSQKKCAEYAVKTAGNNQAAVFAAMDDPYLQARSADVLDIAQAMLDILQGVDNASLQGTEPSILVAEDLAPSETVRMDKSLLLGFITREGSSNSHTAILARSMNIPALIQCKDIQDDWDGKMAVIDGYNACVYVEPTPDLLKSLKKRQQEDQKKQALLQELKGKPNTTLDGKTINVFANIGGMSDVGAVQQNDAGGVGLFRTEFVYLNCKDFPTEDYQFEAYKQVVESLAPRKVVVRTCDIGADKTVDYMKLDHEENPALGYRAIRICLTRRDFFKTQLRALLRASAYGNMSIMFPMITSLRELQDAKAVLEECRAELTAEGVKMGQNIEVGTMIETPAAVLIADELAAECDFFSIGTNDLTQYTCALDRQNAKLEPFFNPHHPAVLRAIKMTIEAGHRHGIWVGICGELGADTALTETFLRMGVDELSMNAKSILPVRKIIRSVDLSKPSEK; encoded by the coding sequence ATGCAGGTAGGCACCGGTAAGAGCGTCCTGAATGGCATCGCCATCGGCAAGCTCAAGATCTACAAGAAAAAGGATACTGCTATTTCCACCGCCCCTGTGGCAGATACTGCCGCAGAACTGGAGTGTTTTGAAGCTGCCCGCCAGAAGGCCATTGAGCAGCAGACCGCCCTGTACGAAAAGGCACTGGCAGAAGCCGGCGAGGACATCGCCGAGGTGTTCAACATCCACGCCATGATGCTGGATGACGACGACTTTGTGGACGCCATCAAGGAGATCATCAACAGCCAGAAAAAGTGTGCCGAGTACGCCGTCAAGACGGCAGGCAACAATCAGGCTGCGGTGTTCGCCGCCATGGACGACCCGTATCTGCAGGCCCGCAGCGCCGATGTGCTGGACATTGCGCAGGCCATGCTGGACATTCTGCAGGGGGTGGACAACGCCAGCCTGCAGGGCACCGAGCCCAGCATTCTGGTCGCGGAGGATCTGGCCCCGTCTGAGACCGTCCGCATGGATAAGAGCCTGCTGCTGGGCTTTATCACCCGTGAGGGCAGCTCCAACAGCCACACCGCCATTCTGGCCCGCAGCATGAACATCCCTGCCCTGATCCAGTGCAAGGATATTCAGGACGACTGGGACGGCAAGATGGCGGTCATCGATGGCTACAACGCCTGCGTTTACGTTGAACCCACCCCCGACCTGCTCAAGAGCCTGAAGAAGCGCCAGCAGGAAGATCAGAAGAAGCAGGCCCTGCTGCAGGAGCTGAAGGGCAAGCCCAACACCACGCTGGACGGCAAGACCATCAATGTCTTTGCCAACATCGGCGGCATGAGCGATGTGGGTGCTGTGCAGCAGAACGATGCCGGCGGCGTAGGCCTGTTCCGCACTGAGTTCGTCTACCTGAACTGCAAGGACTTCCCCACCGAGGACTACCAGTTCGAGGCCTACAAGCAGGTGGTGGAGAGTCTGGCTCCCCGCAAGGTGGTCGTCCGCACCTGTGACATCGGTGCCGATAAGACCGTCGATTACATGAAGCTGGATCACGAGGAGAACCCCGCTCTGGGCTACCGCGCCATCCGCATCTGCCTGACCCGCAGGGACTTCTTCAAGACTCAGCTGCGCGCTCTGCTGCGTGCTTCTGCCTACGGCAACATGAGCATCATGTTCCCCATGATCACCAGCCTGCGGGAGCTGCAGGATGCCAAGGCTGTTCTGGAAGAGTGCCGCGCAGAACTGACCGCCGAGGGCGTGAAGATGGGCCAGAACATCGAGGTAGGCACCATGATCGAGACCCCCGCCGCTGTGCTGATCGCGGACGAGCTGGCTGCCGAGTGCGACTTCTTCTCCATCGGCACCAACGACCTGACCCAGTACACCTGTGCGCTGGACCGCCAGAATGCAAAGCTGGAGCCGTTCTTCAACCCGCACCATCCCGCTGTGCTGCGCGCCATCAAGATGACCATTGAGGCGGGCCACCGCCACGGCATCTGGGTGGGCATCTGCGGTGAGCTGGGCGCTGACACCGCCCTCACCGAGACCTTCCTGCGCATGGGCGTGGACGAGCTGTCCATGAATGCCAAGAGCATCCTGCCGGTGCGCAAGATCATCCGCAGCGTGGACCTGAGCAAGCCTTCTGAAAAGTAA
- a CDS encoding pyridoxal phosphate-dependent aminotransferase, with the protein MLNETYRAMLGNKSVIRETFMYGKQRAAEIGYENVFDYSLGNPSVPCPQEFTAAMQDLLTNEEPVNLHGYCPSQGDPGFRTDVAAHLTKTFGLPYEQKHIFPTTGAAGAIAHAIRAVTQPGDEVLTFAPYFPEYGPYVAGTGAVLKVVPPQAPTFQPNLDAFEQMIGEKTTCVLINTPNNPTGVAYSAGTLTRMAEILTEKSKAFGHNIFLVSDEPYRDIAFDGKKVPYPAAFYPHTLTCFSYSKSLSLPGERLGYVAVRPGCEGEDVLVDMMAQISRFTGHNCPPSIIQRAVSRCQDVTSDLSVYETNMNLLYDKLTALGFEVERPGGTFYIFPKALEEDANAFCMKAREFDLLLVPSDSFGVKGYVRLAYCIDTEKVKRSLPALEKLAAAYRK; encoded by the coding sequence ATGCTGAACGAGACTTATCGCGCGATGCTCGGCAATAAGAGCGTCATCCGCGAGACCTTTATGTACGGCAAGCAGCGTGCTGCCGAGATCGGATATGAGAACGTGTTCGATTACTCGCTGGGCAACCCCAGCGTGCCCTGCCCGCAGGAGTTCACTGCCGCTATGCAGGATCTGCTGACCAACGAAGAACCGGTAAACCTGCACGGCTACTGCCCCAGTCAGGGCGACCCGGGCTTCCGCACCGATGTGGCAGCGCACCTGACAAAGACCTTTGGCCTGCCCTATGAGCAGAAGCACATCTTCCCCACCACCGGTGCGGCGGGTGCCATTGCCCATGCCATCCGTGCGGTCACGCAGCCCGGCGACGAGGTGCTCACCTTTGCGCCCTACTTCCCGGAGTACGGCCCTTATGTGGCGGGCACCGGGGCAGTCCTCAAGGTGGTGCCGCCGCAGGCACCGACCTTCCAGCCCAATCTGGACGCATTCGAGCAGATGATCGGCGAAAAGACCACCTGTGTGCTCATCAATACCCCCAACAACCCTACCGGTGTGGCCTATTCTGCCGGGACGCTCACCCGCATGGCAGAGATCCTGACCGAGAAGAGCAAGGCGTTCGGCCACAATATCTTCCTCGTCAGCGATGAGCCCTACCGGGATATCGCATTCGACGGCAAAAAGGTGCCCTACCCGGCGGCGTTCTACCCCCACACCCTCACCTGCTTCTCCTACTCCAAGAGCCTGAGTCTGCCCGGCGAGCGCCTTGGCTATGTGGCGGTGCGTCCGGGCTGTGAAGGCGAGGATGTGCTGGTGGACATGATGGCCCAGATCTCCCGCTTCACCGGCCACAACTGCCCGCCCAGCATCATCCAGCGGGCCGTAAGCCGCTGTCAGGATGTGACCAGTGATCTGAGTGTGTATGAGACCAACATGAACCTGCTGTACGATAAGCTCACCGCGCTGGGCTTTGAGGTGGAGCGCCCCGGCGGTACCTTCTACATCTTCCCCAAGGCTCTGGAAGAGGATGCCAACGCTTTCTGCATGAAGGCCCGGGAGTTTGACCTGCTGCTGGTGCCCAGCGACAGCTTCGGTGTCAAGGGCTATGTGCGCCTTGCCTACTGCATCGATACCGAAAAGGTCAAGCGCAGCCTGCCGGCCCTTGAAAAGCTGGCAGCCGCTTACCGCAAATAA
- a CDS encoding GH25 family lysozyme — MKKTFWNKLTARGTRGKTRCAAAVLALAMTFSMGAPLALAAQPEESTAAVTETISAQQETAMPTLQTETPELAAQDPEAPPVQATEAEENSTNQHTPENSVVLTPEEIRAALDAGAMDAAEAQCIDLSDENGFFSWLLNFLFGWLGKSDTEPVYSGWRTSGGKTYYYSQTTNKPVTGIQCIDNKLYYFNADGVLENGKTFGVDVSKYQKNIDWNQIKKAGVSFVIVRIGYRGYGASGTLVLDPMFEEHFTNVKNAGLKVGVYFFSQATTEEEAKEEAFACAYVLNGRKLDYPIFFDTEASGASNGSGRADGLGMEDRTKCAIAFCEEVKAQGYKPGVYASTLWYRKRVNLNSLKKYTIWNAHYGVASSPIDCALWQGTCTARLPGYKGDMDVNISYIG; from the coding sequence ATGAAAAAAACGTTCTGGAATAAACTGACTGCCCGCGGCACCCGCGGCAAAACGCGGTGCGCAGCGGCAGTTCTGGCATTGGCAATGACCTTTTCAATGGGCGCACCGCTGGCACTGGCTGCACAGCCGGAAGAAAGTACCGCGGCAGTGACCGAGACTATTTCTGCACAGCAGGAAACGGCAATGCCCACCCTGCAGACGGAGACCCCGGAGCTTGCTGCACAGGACCCGGAAGCGCCGCCTGTACAGGCCACTGAAGCGGAGGAGAACAGCACGAACCAGCACACGCCGGAAAACAGCGTGGTGCTGACACCGGAAGAGATCCGTGCCGCGCTGGATGCCGGTGCCATGGATGCCGCCGAGGCCCAGTGCATCGACCTGAGCGATGAGAACGGATTTTTCAGCTGGCTGCTCAATTTCCTGTTCGGCTGGCTGGGCAAGAGCGATACGGAGCCGGTCTATTCCGGCTGGCGCACCTCCGGCGGCAAGACCTACTACTACAGCCAGACCACCAACAAGCCGGTGACCGGCATCCAGTGCATCGACAATAAACTCTATTACTTCAATGCGGACGGTGTGCTGGAAAATGGCAAGACCTTTGGTGTGGATGTTTCCAAGTATCAGAAGAACATCGACTGGAACCAGATCAAAAAGGCAGGCGTGAGCTTTGTGATCGTCCGCATCGGCTACCGCGGCTATGGTGCTTCCGGCACGCTGGTGCTGGACCCCATGTTCGAGGAGCATTTCACCAATGTGAAGAATGCGGGCCTGAAGGTGGGTGTGTATTTCTTCAGTCAGGCCACCACCGAGGAGGAAGCCAAGGAGGAAGCCTTTGCCTGCGCCTATGTACTGAACGGACGCAAGCTGGATTACCCCATCTTCTTTGACACCGAAGCATCCGGCGCTTCCAATGGTTCCGGCCGCGCCGACGGTCTGGGTATGGAGGACCGCACCAAGTGCGCCATCGCCTTCTGTGAGGAGGTCAAGGCACAGGGCTACAAACCCGGTGTGTATGCTTCTACCCTGTGGTACCGCAAGCGTGTCAATCTGAACAGCCTGAAAAAATATACCATCTGGAACGCGCATTATGGTGTTGCCAGCAGCCCCATCGACTGCGCCCTGTGGCAGGGCACCTGCACGGCACGCCTGCCCGGCTATAAGGGCGATATGGACGTGAACATCAGCTACATCGGATAA
- the aroD gene encoding type I 3-dehydroquinate dehydratase → MSCVNIRGCCIGEGRPKVIIPIVEPTETAVLEKAAAFSTLRADCVEWRIDCFEGAKDLPAIVHCAAKLRVALKDQLLLFTFRTKAEGGKVALAHEEYLHFIRTVLATDCADLIDIEFYTAGAELPALIEEAHTAGAAVVCSSHDFHKTPPRAELVSRMVAMQQAGADLPKLAVMPQSRADVLELLAATAEMADRHPETPIITMSMGALGAVSRLSGEAFGSAMTFANPGQASAPGQVSLEVVNEVLDALHL, encoded by the coding sequence ATGTCCTGTGTCAACATCCGCGGCTGCTGCATCGGTGAGGGCCGCCCTAAAGTTATTATTCCTATTGTAGAGCCCACAGAAACCGCCGTTCTGGAAAAGGCTGCCGCGTTTTCCACATTGCGCGCCGATTGTGTGGAATGGCGTATCGATTGCTTTGAAGGTGCAAAAGACCTTCCGGCTATCGTGCACTGCGCTGCGAAGCTCCGTGTTGCCTTAAAGGATCAGCTGCTTCTTTTCACCTTCCGCACAAAGGCCGAGGGCGGCAAAGTCGCTCTGGCCCACGAAGAGTATCTTCATTTTATCCGCACCGTTCTTGCCACCGACTGCGCCGATCTGATCGACATTGAATTTTACACTGCGGGCGCAGAACTTCCCGCGCTGATCGAAGAAGCCCACACCGCCGGGGCTGCAGTGGTGTGTTCCAGCCACGACTTCCATAAAACGCCGCCGCGCGCCGAACTGGTGAGCCGCATGGTTGCCATGCAGCAGGCCGGGGCTGATCTGCCCAAACTGGCTGTGATGCCCCAGAGCCGTGCCGATGTGCTGGAGCTTCTGGCTGCCACCGCTGAAATGGCCGACCGGCATCCGGAGACTCCCATCATCACCATGAGCATGGGAGCTTTGGGCGCGGTGAGCCGCCTTTCCGGCGAAGCCTTTGGCTCTGCCATGACCTTTGCCAACCCCGGGCAGGCCAGTGCACCGGGGCAGGTTTCACTGGAGGTCGTAAACGAAGTATTGGATGCACTGCATTTATAA
- a CDS encoding 8-oxo-dGTP diphosphatase produces MNLGAFMNPEFPIFSTTLCYLERDDAYLMLHRIKKQDDYNHDKWIGVGGKFERFESPEDCLLREVKEETGLTLKRFRARGLLTFIWGNMTEFIHLYTADEWTGEMVQGDACREGVLEWVPKDKAAELPIWEGDKIFFRLLNEERPYFSLKLVYEGDTLTQAVLDGKRIV; encoded by the coding sequence GCTGTGCTATCTGGAACGGGACGATGCCTACCTGATGCTGCACCGCATCAAAAAGCAGGACGACTACAACCACGACAAATGGATCGGCGTGGGCGGAAAGTTTGAGCGGTTTGAAAGCCCGGAGGACTGTCTGCTGCGGGAAGTGAAGGAGGAGACCGGCCTGACGCTGAAGCGCTTCCGCGCCCGGGGTCTGCTGACCTTTATTTGGGGCAACATGACCGAGTTCATCCACCTGTACACCGCTGATGAATGGACGGGCGAGATGGTGCAGGGCGATGCCTGCAGGGAAGGCGTGCTGGAATGGGTGCCGAAGGATAAGGCGGCTGAACTGCCCATCTGGGAGGGCGACAAAATCTTCTTCCGGCTGCTGAATGAGGAACGGCCTTATTTCTCCCTCAAGCTGGTGTATGAAGGCGACACCCTCACGCAGGCAGTGCTGGACGGGAAACGAATCGTTTGA
- a CDS encoding Cof-type HAD-IIB family hydrolase: MDRIRLIASDMDATLLDEYSQLPPKFTETIRALAGQGILFAAASGRPLYTLETMFPDLLEEIILIGDNGGAARWKGKELFVSEMPAEGWRQLARSTKQAGDVGLLCGLQAAYAEKQDEKYDKVFKNFYTRVEYVDDLTAVEAAADKFTVYLPNDDSQKAFDRIYGAFHTGNGGAFSVAVAGRNWVDVMNPGVHKGAALAKVGALLSIPADSMMAFGDTYNDAEMLTTAKYGFLMENGSGPLRAQVPFLAPSHREYGVMQVLKQVLRQNGEVSPEDFVKAH; encoded by the coding sequence ATGGACCGCATTCGCCTGATCGCATCGGACATGGACGCGACCCTTCTGGACGAGTACAGCCAGCTGCCGCCAAAGTTTACCGAGACCATCCGTGCACTGGCCGGGCAGGGCATCTTGTTTGCCGCCGCCAGCGGGCGGCCTCTGTACACACTGGAAACGATGTTCCCGGATCTGCTGGAGGAGATCATTCTCATTGGCGACAACGGCGGCGCTGCCCGCTGGAAGGGGAAAGAACTGTTTGTGTCCGAAATGCCTGCCGAGGGCTGGCGGCAGCTGGCCCGCAGCACAAAGCAGGCCGGAGATGTGGGCCTTTTGTGCGGACTGCAGGCAGCCTACGCGGAAAAGCAGGACGAGAAATACGATAAAGTTTTTAAGAATTTTTATACCCGGGTGGAATACGTGGATGATCTGACTGCGGTGGAAGCAGCGGCGGATAAGTTTACCGTCTATCTGCCCAACGACGACTCGCAGAAAGCCTTCGACCGGATCTACGGCGCATTCCACACCGGAAATGGCGGTGCATTCTCGGTGGCAGTGGCAGGCAGAAACTGGGTGGACGTGATGAACCCAGGTGTGCACAAGGGTGCAGCACTGGCAAAGGTGGGTGCACTGCTGAGCATTCCGGCCGACAGCATGATGGCCTTTGGTGACACCTACAACGATGCCGAGATGCTCACCACCGCGAAGTACGGCTTTTTGATGGAGAACGGCAGCGGACCGCTGCGGGCGCAGGTGCCGTTTCTGGCACCGTCCCACCGGGAATACGGCGTGATGCAGGTGCTGAAACAGGTGCTCCGCCAGAACGGCGAAGTCTCGCCGGAGGATTTTGTGAAGGCGCATTAA
- a CDS encoding DUF4830 domain-containing protein, whose product MFVVTLSKTSLKKLGLGAMCCALVVGSALLGRFISNRTVAVSAAVNKIESAQDIQTWFTGYGLDVDGASITADKVKIPRKWDDSFSAFNGVVQQSGMDLARYKGKTVEKWTALIPAASSGETSRYGVLLVYRKKAVGAYLLERPSGVVVGLKDMQAAMAEAEAKQTSGEDYEGDWGERHDEELTGSEPAQQTSGEDYSGDWGERHDEELTVQQTSGEPDAVPQAVPYTELPLDAEGYPVE is encoded by the coding sequence ATGTTTGTAGTCACGTTGAGCAAAACGAGCCTGAAAAAACTGGGTCTGGGTGCCATGTGCTGCGCACTGGTGGTGGGCAGTGCTCTGCTGGGCCGGTTCATCAGCAACCGCACCGTTGCGGTCTCGGCGGCGGTGAACAAAATTGAGAGTGCACAGGACATCCAGACATGGTTCACCGGCTACGGTCTGGATGTGGACGGCGCATCCATCACGGCAGACAAGGTCAAGATCCCCCGCAAGTGGGATGACAGCTTTTCGGCCTTCAACGGGGTGGTGCAGCAGAGCGGCATGGACCTTGCACGCTACAAGGGCAAGACCGTGGAAAAATGGACGGCGCTGATCCCGGCGGCAAGCAGCGGCGAGACCAGCCGCTACGGCGTGCTGTTGGTGTACCGCAAAAAGGCCGTGGGAGCTTACCTGCTGGAACGGCCCTCCGGCGTTGTGGTGGGCCTGAAAGACATGCAGGCCGCCATGGCGGAAGCTGAGGCAAAGCAGACTTCCGGCGAGGACTACGAGGGCGACTGGGGTGAGCGCCACGACGAAGAGCTGACCGGCAGCGAACCGGCACAGCAGACCTCCGGCGAGGACTACAGCGGCGATTGGGGCGAACGCCATGACGAGGAATTGACCGTCCAGCAGACCTCCGGTGAGCCGGATGCCGTGCCGCAGGCTGTGCCTTATACGGAACTGCCGCTGGATGCCGAGGGATATCCGGTGGAATAA
- a CDS encoding cation diffusion facilitator family transporter produces MTQFLIRLFIRQPDRAQDPKVRAAYGNLACWVGVACNLLLCLGKLTVGTLFGSIAIMADALNNLSDASSNVVSLVGFKLAGKAPDAEHPFGHARYEYLAGLVVSVTILGIGFSLLKESVVKVLHPTPVMFSWLTVAVLIASILVKLWMSGFNRTIGRIIGSETLIATAADSRNDVLSTSAVLIAAVLCRVTGWDVLDGLMGVGVAAFILISGWGLVMDTLSPLLGESPSEDLVDHIEQKVLSYPGVLGMHDLMVHDYGPGHQFASLHVELPAEQDPLEAHDLIDNIERDFLKNDRLLVTIHYDPIVTSDAAVGVLRARLTEKLRQLDPALSLHDLRIVPGRTHTNVLFDLVLPAGYAGDKVELLEQLEQFIKEQDTAYSCIIKVEQSYTAAHK; encoded by the coding sequence ATGACTCAGTTTTTGATTCGTCTTTTCATCCGCCAGCCCGACCGTGCGCAGGACCCTAAGGTGCGCGCCGCCTACGGCAACCTTGCCTGCTGGGTGGGCGTGGCATGCAACCTGCTGCTGTGTCTGGGCAAGCTGACCGTAGGCACTCTGTTCGGCTCCATTGCCATCATGGCAGATGCCCTGAACAACCTGTCGGATGCCTCGTCCAACGTGGTCAGTCTGGTGGGCTTCAAGCTGGCCGGCAAGGCCCCGGACGCAGAGCATCCCTTCGGCCATGCCCGGTATGAATATCTGGCGGGGCTGGTAGTCAGCGTGACCATTCTCGGCATCGGCTTTTCGCTGCTGAAGGAATCTGTGGTCAAGGTGCTGCACCCCACCCCGGTGATGTTCAGCTGGCTGACGGTGGCCGTGCTGATCGCATCCATCCTCGTCAAGCTGTGGATGAGCGGCTTCAACCGCACCATCGGGCGCATCATCGGCTCCGAAACCCTCATTGCCACTGCTGCGGACAGCCGCAACGATGTGCTGAGCACCAGCGCGGTGCTCATTGCAGCGGTGCTGTGCCGCGTGACCGGCTGGGATGTGCTGGATGGCCTGATGGGTGTAGGCGTGGCGGCGTTCATCCTGATCTCCGGCTGGGGCCTTGTGATGGATACGCTCAGCCCGCTGCTGGGCGAAAGCCCCAGCGAGGATCTGGTGGACCACATCGAGCAGAAGGTGCTCTCCTATCCCGGTGTGCTGGGAATGCACGATCTGATGGTGCACGACTACGGCCCGGGACACCAGTTCGCCTCCCTGCATGTGGAACTACCTGCCGAGCAGGACCCGCTGGAGGCACACGACCTGATCGACAACATTGAACGGGATTTTCTAAAGAATGACCGGCTTTTGGTTACCATCCACTACGACCCCATCGTTACCTCGGATGCTGCCGTGGGCGTGCTGCGCGCCCGCCTGACCGAAAAGCTGCGCCAGCTCGACCCGGCCCTTTCGCTGCACGATCTGCGCATCGTGCCGGGCAGGACCCACACCAACGTGCTGTTCGATCTGGTGCTGCCGGCAGGCTATGCAGGGGATAAGGTAGAGCTGCTGGAACAGCTGGAACAGTTCATCAAGGAACAGGATACAGCCTACAGCTGCATCATCAAGGTGGAGCAGAGCTATACGGCTGCCCACAAATAA